Proteins from a genomic interval of Yarrowia lipolytica chromosome 1E, complete sequence:
- a CDS encoding uncharacterized protein (Compare to YALI0E33385g, no similarity), translated as MSTNSTLGGTRKQMYFYDSVLNHEGEWEWAGVMAVTVYVRTSEWDTIEQFNDFCRTLYPNYKQGMRHKVSTTADYANSHDPLLSVCLTVSHEFMNATSWHIYDVPESSRDFDTLSRMSIMEAKLVSLRDAIESVDARLAVETSQSLDEFADIKRQVTILEKKLEEVTEKEDLSGSIQTLNQGSTASSNLKDLPSDFETDSGISEIDPDNEKQIVITFESGSGSLPLHVAAILKTLKTLPRVRCVNDDSEAEWQKIGERLVIQTPPKKWKFGYGEADIRDAKEPQFSDGDLLSLESSDAFSSDWSAVSDDSKV; from the coding sequence ATGAGCACCAATTCGACTCTGGGGGGAACCAGAAAACAGATGTACTTCTACGACTCTGTGTTGAACCATGAAGGCGAATGGGAATGGGCTGGAGTTATGGCAGTGACTGTTTACGTCAGAACTAGTGAGTGGGACACCATTGAGCAGTTCAACGACTTTTGCAGGACCCTCTACCCTAACTACAAACAAGGAATGAGGCACAAGGTGTCTACAACTGCCGACTACGCCAATTCCCACGATCCTCTGCTGAGTGTGTGCTTGACAGTCAGTCATGAGTTCATGAATGCCACATCCTGGCATATATACGATGTTCCGGAGTCTTCTCGTGACTTTGATACTCTTTCGCGTATGTCTATCATGGAGGCCAAGTTAGTATCGCTTCGAGATGCTATTGAGTCGGTGGATGCGAGACTAGCTGTGGAGACATCGCAATCACTGGACGAGTTTGCAGATATCAAAAGACAGGTCACAATTCTAGAGAAGAAACTTGAAGAAGTGACAGAAAAGGAAGACCTCTCAGGATCTATCCAGACACTGAACCAAGGAAGCACGGCCAGCTCCAATCTCAAGGATCTCCCTTCTGACTTTGAGACCGACTCTGGAATCTCAGAAATCGACCCCGATAATGAGAAACAGATTGTTATCACTTTTGAGTCGGGCTCTGGAAGCCTTCCTCTCCATGTGGCCGCTATTCTCAAGACCCTGAAGACGCTTCCTAGGGTCAGGTGTGTTAATGATGACTCTGAAGCTGAGTGGCAGAAGATTGGAGAAAGGCTCGTCATCCAGACACCGCCCAAGAAGTGGAAGTTTGGCTACGGAGAAGCAGATATCCGAGATGCCAAGGAGCCGCAATTCTCGGATGGAGATCTGCTATCGCTAGAGTCATCAGACGCCTTCTCTTCAGATTGGAGTGCAGTAAGTGATGATAGCAAAGTGTAG
- a CDS encoding uncharacterized protein (Compare to YALI0E33407g, similar to uniprot|P32621 Saccharomyces cerevisiae YEL042w GDA1 guanosine diphosphatase P2.423.f2.1, similar to Saccharomyces cerevisiae GDA1 (YEL042W); ancestral locus Anc_1.485), with product MWVPSIILLLLTWILRPVYTPNSSYAVVVDAGSTGSRVHVFKFRHETNQSLPILEDKYFEFTRPGLSSFATEPQLGAETLRGMLNRATNWIPSKHQTETPIWVKCTAGLRMLTPEEQVGILTSVDNLLTEYPFQRSAEAVAVLTGEEEGFFAWMTLNYLLGRLQHNRTVSVAELGGGSTQIVFEIERNKGGCSSMAVGDDERKFDLYQYSHLGYGLMEARKKIFELNNGRINPCIGKGMSKVINGKTEAGYELTSDVLNDQECIAYMEKILHTEPCTHSSCSINNVYQPPIGTYNGDLYLISYFYDRTSNLGLQNEFSLRDVKRLQEKVCHGQWTDISGLSEMAFKELQGRPEWCLDLSFMYTLLHSGYGIALDRPLKTVKSHGGNEVSWALGVALQNAAGY from the coding sequence ATGTGGGTACCTTCGATAATCTTACTGCTGCTGACTTGGATTCTGCGCCCCGTCTACACCCCCAACTCCTCCTATGCGGTGGTAGTGGACGCCGGTTCCACCGGTTCACGAGTGCATGTCTTCAAATTTAGACATGAGACAAACCAGTCTCTGCCTATTCTTGAAGACAAATACTTCGAGTTCACTCGTCCGGGGCTATCGTCATTCGCGACTGAGCCCCAGCTGGGCGCTGAGACTCTTCGAGGCATGCTTAACCGAGCTACAAACTGGATCCCAAGTAAACACCAAACCGAGACCCCCATCTGGGTCAAGTGCACCGCAGGCCTTCGAATGTTGACCCCCGAAGAACAGGTCGGCATTCTGACATCGGTGGATAATCTGCTTACAGAATATCCCTTCCAAAGGAGTGCCGAGGCTGTGGCCGTTTTGACCGGCGAGGAGGAAGGCTTCTTTGCCTGGATGACGCTAAACTATCTGCTTGGACGTCTCCAACACAATAGAACCGTTTCCGTGGCAGAACTGGGCGGTGGATCAACCCAGATCGTCTTTGAGATTGAGCGAAACAAGGGTGGATGCTCTTCCATGGCCGTGGGAGATGATGAGAGAAAGTTCGATCTGTACCAGTACTCTCATCTCGGCTATGGGCTAATGGAGGCCCGAAAGAAGATtttcgagctcaacaatgGTCGAATAAACCCTTGCATCGGTAAGGGTATGAGCAAGGTGATCAACGGCAAGACAGAAGCAGGCTACGAACTGACTTCTGACGTTTTGAACGACCAGGAGTGTATCGCTTACATGGAGAAGATTCTCCACACCGAGCCTTGCACCCATTCGTCCTGCTCAATCAACAATGTCTACCAGCCTCCCATCGGCACCTACAATGGAGACTTGTATTTGATTTCGTATTTCTATGATCGTACCTCAAACCTGGGCCTCCAGAACGAGTTCTCTCTAAGAGATGTGAAAAGGCTTCAGGAGAAGGTGTGCCATGGGCAATGGACAGATATCTCTGGACTTTCTGAAATGGCTTTCAAAGAGCTTCAGGGACGTCCAGAATGGTGTCTCGATCTGTCGTTCATGTACACTCTTCTTCACTCAGGCTATGGTATTGCCTTAGACAGACCACTGAAGACGGTAAAGAGCCACGGAGGAAACGAGGTCTCCTGGGCACTCGGTGTCGCCCTCCAGAATGCCGCTGGATACTAG
- a CDS encoding uncharacterized protein (Compare to YALI0E33429g, weakly similar to YG59_METJA uniprot|Q59053 Methanococcus jannaschii Hypothetical ATP-binding protein MJ1659), giving the protein MLRAVSRVTPRNTRRFAPCVLNGPNSFQHKHPGLPASRPFLSFLLGSLMSPVDAIKNLRDTKTLLEQTKDELLDTYEQTQIPRVHTFSPPPGYFPRKNEMATLQRALSTDPAFVCMFGGSSVGKTALLRKVLSGQTSPDQNMIMGGWGVGNTVGGPSMSEHEQHKFVVIHFDLRIAGFSDRVGLYIRLAAAMEGFFQEVVDEYQRDGVGEEAKKEYEKYFKGHILTFKHARKDMEQKLEDAFKSASGRTREEACLSGDIAKLMEMFQSSMLSYWEFDPHKILKEREKIQDKAMQQVKDNGGKLALKMLDQDELLRKTKDEIARRSGLTMGSKRVPVFIFDEAHRLPTLIDDEDCLKTLLDSFLVLTKQDRLCHVIQCTSDAFYMLWLRAINVSQHSKIITIDDATYEETRKFWHDSLLASTVSKTQSPGLLKNKLPDFDVVWDFFGGRFAYITDFVAEFINAQGEINPYNSSSFVHSYTLLNLFLTHQSFDTYSSLPESIDFTVDMDPEVLLSVCVQILRNKYNSEDPQRTRGSINYFDSCALYGTEHVNALVKSRILNINWTEPVGDRLSNEGPQLTPECIYRPQLQPMSRVVEKAMEVVLASPALTEVKAKAKERFPEIVGDYSGSNISTEIRATPNPSKSSDLDKSK; this is encoded by the coding sequence ATGTTGAGAGCGGTATCGCGGGTGACTCCCCGTAATACTAGGCGTTTTGCACCATGTGTTCTCAATGGCCCAAACTCCTTTCAACACAAGCACCCCGGTCTCCCAGCATCCAGACCGTTCCTCTCGTTCCTTCTGGGCTCGCTGATGTCGCCAGTGGACGCGATCAAGAACCTCAGGGACACGAAAACCCTCCTTGAACAAACCAAGGACGAATTGCTCGACACTTATGAGCAGACACAGATCCCCAGAGTGCACACGttctctccacctccaggATACTTTCCGCGTAAGAACGAGATGGCGACCCTTCAAAGAGCTCTGTCTACCGACCCAGCTTTTGTTTGCATGTTTGGTGGAAGTTCAGTGGGAAAGACAGCTCTGTTGAGAAAGGTTCTTAGCGGACAAACGTCGCCAGATCAGAACATGATCATGGGTGGCTGGGGAGTAGGAAACACTGTGGGGGGACCCAGCATGTCTGAACATGAACAACACAAGTTTGTGGTGATCCATTTTGATTTACGAATTGCTGGCTTTAGTGACCGAGTCGGACTGTACATTCGATTAGCTGCTGCAATGGAAGGCTTCTTCCAGGAAGTAGTAGACGAGTACCAGCGAGATGGAGTGGGAGAGGAagccaagaaggagtatGAAAAATACTTCAAGGGTCACATTCTTACATTCAAACACGCCAGAAAGGATATGGAGCAGAAGTTGGAAGACGCTTTCAAGAGCGCTTCGGGTAGAACGCGTGAAGAGGCTTGCTTGTCTGGAGATATTGCCaagttgatggagatgtTCCAGTCCTCAATGTTATCATACTGGGAGTTTGACCCTCacaagattctcaaggagcggGAGAAGATTCAGGATAAGGCTATGCAGCAGGTGAAGGATAACGGCGGGAAGCTTGCTCTCAAGATGTTGGACCAAGATGAGTTGCTGAGAAAGACCAAGGATGAAATAGCTCGTCGTTCAGGACTCACAATGGGTTCCAAGCGAGTGCCTGTGTTCATTTTCGACGAGGCTCATCGGCTTCCCACCCTTATTGACGACGAAGACTGTCTCAAGACCCTGTTAGACtcttttcttgttctcACAAAGCAAGATCGACTGTGTCATGTTATCCAGTGCACGTCTGATGCATTCTACATGTTGTGGCTTAGAGCCATAAACGTGTCTCAGCATTCAAAGATTATCACCATTGATGATGCCACATACGAGGAGACCCGGAAGTTCTGGCACGACAGTTTATTGGCAAGCACCGTCAGTAAAACACAGAGCCCCGGgctgctcaagaacaagctgCCTGACTTCGACGTGGTGTGGGACTTTTTTGGAGGCCGTTTTGCCTACATTACCGATTTTGTGGCCGAGTTCATCAACGCCCAGGGAGAAATCAACCCCTAcaactcttcttcttttgtGCATTCTTACACTCTACTTAACCTATTCCTAACCCACCAGTCCTTTGACACATACTCGTCTCTACCTGAGAGCATAGACTTTACAGTGGACATGGACCCTGAAGTGCTTCTCTCAGTCTGTGTCCAGATTCTGAgaaacaagtacaactcCGAAGACCCCCAGCGAACTCGAGGCTCAATTAACTACTTCGACTCATGTGCTCTCTATGGTACAGAGCACGTCAATGCATTGGTCAAGAGTCGTATCTTGAACATCAACTGGACGGAGCCTGTTGGAGATAGACTCTCTAATGAGGGTCCCCAATTGACACCTGAGTGCATCTACAGACCCCAGCTTCAACCCATGTCCCGCGTGGTTGAAAAGGCTATGGAGGTGGTTCTGGCTAGCCCAGCTCTAACTGAAGTtaaggccaaggccaaggaaCGATTCCCTGAGATTGTGGGAGATTATAGTGGATCCAATATCTCGACAGAGATCAGAGCTACGCCCAACCCATCGAAGTCGTCAGACTTGGACAAGTCTAAGTAA
- a CDS encoding uncharacterized protein (Compare to YALI0E33451g, weakly similar to uniprot|P36041 Saccharomyces cerevisiae YKL204w EAP1 translation initiation factor 4E- associated protein singleton): MDPSIISMGPSSKGSLKIDDLFAAKKNESVAIPTQRYSPLFMINLRESPQVPDYQNEEWAMELQSSVISNRSERNKDGRNGHETFTATSSKYTWKSGMGSGNKRDRGEFGAGRRQRGDFNRDLRDSTLDESNPEWMSEPLEDHKSGMSMPGSVAEFEQWKAKMRREENRKKGIQEEEPTATEDVPATASGGNSRFFNQPSSNSVDRMFDMWSEPKKEEALASGDGGRGGGGGSGASKFSTFFRGPEPQQHVSTPPPMPPQQQQPQAPPAPNATSSFFPPGMVHQPDEPENKNSNDSFFMSLLNKKEGHGGEEDTSETQSTPQSQAQSKVASPQVQHGNPHPSGPRGGVQGGPPTSQSGGGLGHPQGHPQGHPQPQGHPRHPQGHPQGTPQAPPQGHPQGPPPPQGPHGRGPLPPGLNMNGPNGPNGPNGPNGPNSPGPNSPGPNSPGPNGMPDWARMQQMPPGFPPGARPPPGHFMPPPGHPAHRGPPPGFPPMYMMPPHMQNMHMPPNFGPGGPQSPGGPPPNGSMGPGGPGGPPGGPGGPGGPPPHMHGPPPGFPPFMRGPNGEMIPTDPSMFQQRRQGQ; the protein is encoded by the coding sequence ATGGATCCGTCAATTATATCCATGGGGCCCAGCTCCAAGGGCAGTCTGAAAATCGACGATCTTTTTGccgcaaaaaaaaacgaatCCGTCGCAATCCCCACTCAGCGCTATTCTCCGCTGTTTATGATCAATCTGAGAGAAAGTCCCCAGGTGCCCGACTACCAGAATGAGGAGTGGGCTATGGAGCTTCAATCATCGGTCATATCCAACCGGTCTGAACGCAACAAGGATGGCCGCAACGGCCACGAGACCTTCACAGCTACGTCGTCAAAGTACACGTGGAAGTCGGGAATGGGCTCAGGTAACAAGCGAGATAGAGGCGAGTTTGGCGCGGGACGACGGCAGCGAGGCGACTTCAATCGAGATCTGCGTGATTCCACGCTGGACGAAAGCAACCCCGAGTGGATGAGCGAACCGCTGGAGGACCACAAGAGCGGAATGAGTATGCCTGGCTCGGTGGCCGAGTTTGAGCAATGGAAGGCAAAAATGCGACGAGAAGAGAACCGAAAGAAGGGTATCCAAGAAGAGGAGCCCACCGCCACAGAAGACGTGCCGGCAACAGCGTCAGGAGGTAACTCTCGCTTCTTCAACCAACCCTCGTCCAACTCGGTCGATCGAATGTTTGACATGTGGAGCGAGCCCAAAAAGGAAGAGGCTCTGGCTtcaggagatggaggacgaggcgGCGGAGGAGGTTCCGGAGCTTCCAAGTTCTCTACCTTTTTCAGAGGACCCGAACCCCAACAGCACGTGTCCACTCCTCCGCCCATGcctccacagcagcagcagccccagGCGCCACCTGCACCTAACGCTACGTCGTCGTTTTTCCCTCCTGGCATGGTCCACCAGCCCGACGAACCtgaaaacaaaaacagcaaCGACTCGTTCTTCATGAgtctgctcaacaagaaggagggccATGGCGGCGAGGAAGACACCAGCGAGACACAATCAACACCACAGTCACAGGCACAATCCAAGGTCGCCAGTCCTCAGGTGCAGCATGGAAACCCACATCCCTCTGGCCCAAGAGGGGGCGTCCAAGGAGGTCCTCCTACCTCGCAATCGGGGGGTGGACTTGGCCACCCACAGGGCCATCCCCAAGGTCACCCTCAACCACAAGGCCACCCACGCCATCCCCAAGGCCACCCTCAGGGAACGCCTCAGGCACCTCCTCAGGGACACCCACAagggcctcctcctcctcaaggACCCCATGGCCGTGGTCCTCTTCCACCTGGTCTCAACATGAATGGACCCAACGGACCCAATGGACCCAATGGACCCAATGGACCCAACTCCCCTGGCCCCAACTCTCCAGGCCCCAACTCCCCCGGCCCCAACGGTATGCCTGATTGGGCTCGAATGCAGCAGATGCCTCCTGGCTTTCCCCCTGGAGCAAGACCTCCTCCCGGTCACTTTATGCCTCCCCCCGGCCATCCTGCCCACCGGGGGCCTCCTCCGGGTTTCCCTCCCATGTATATGATGCCTCCACACATGCAGAATATGCACATGCCCCCCAACTTTGGTCCCGGTGGCCCGCAATCTCCTGGCGGACCTCCTCCTAATGGCTCTATGGGTCCTGGAGGACCTGGCGGGCCTCCTGGGGGTCCCGGTGGCCCAGGCGGTCCCCCACCCCACATGCAcggacctcctcctggatTCCCTCCTTTTATGCGAGGTCCTAACGGCGAGATGATTCCCACAGATCCAAGCATGTTCCAACAGCGACGACAGGGACAGTAA
- a CDS encoding uncharacterized protein (Compare to YALI0E33473g, similar to uniprot|P25618 Saccharomyces cerevisiae YCR017c Hypothetical 107.9 kDa protein in POL4-SRD1 intergenic region putative sensor/transporter protein singleton, similar to Saccharomyces cerevisiae CWH43 (YCR017C); ancestral locus Anc_1.434): protein MSKEKNWKGTTPTTKSDALNKPGTSLLSVNGKYVGWAHTIVAMSAFLGALIIGCALHYKKIVQNEHFGYPDEWFPSVSAAIGDRYPERSVFQVFIAITSGPRFALVILWFLLTVAHRPRLSMMILISGLMRTLTCGGWTYVTSTDDHDWHDIFMISYMVLTIPWTVGCTLCTRDANARKWRKIVATCFFGSIPPLIYFFIQHKVHHIAGAYTTYAFLEWALVIFDVMFDAVTVLDFSALELKVIDAKGVTAVTEPKKVLATAGFNFFRFSIDVANATIFWSVLTALPLLIWYFPLWFMGISGYEALLVSICAPVILYISPLRKFFNLVPQLPLLLGVTGIAAWWIPGPIPRLEAVGFGAGFCCIAMANTFANSASRPLLGTYKGSAFILGLIITSLLKFAHWTNNPIWPIMHEANGGWNTAGVIVGVAAALLVSKPQKNSAQVPVHPSETSIGAAFGVGGIIFALHSLLSDTSTIILWVWDGYPVKGPVPVPYGVVTILAMCLGVWLGTKKLANGWIPFLASCVGTTILYSFHGWIGYAGGLTLTVYLCAVAPAFLENLGRYNSGTWGLAMLVTTLLYLAHVWIVAYAFVPGGPALRERTDYVLIAQQLSIGLGVLAQSKISNTKNNTKSNASTDASLLKKIRAHVMLAIIFIATATVAVGYKRFDQPAPVPYHPEEKLMTAGIWTVHFGLDNDMWASEVRMRNVIEELEVDVIGFLESDTQRVIMGNRDLGQRIAEELGYYYDFGPGPNKHTWGCCLLSKFPIVKSTHHLLPSPVGELAPAIHATLDVYGELVDVVVFHSGQEEDVEDRRLQSLGISEIMKSAPEGRPLILLSYLVTKPLQDNYLTYVDASGMTDIDPSDWDRWCEYILYKNIKRTGYARISRGTITDTEIQLGKFVLDDKTPSTNNRIQDENQVPAGRRFPDLFRGQGVRGHRFHVLDEPETGSGSPRYFE from the coding sequence ATGTCGAAAGAAAAGAACTGGAAAGGCACCACGCCGACCACCAAGTCGGACGCCCTCAACAAGCCGGGCACTTCTCTGCTCAGCGTCAACGGCAAGTATGTTGGCTGGGCCCACACCATTGTCGCCATGTCTGCATTTCTGGGAGCCCTCATCATCGGCTGCGCTCTGCACtacaagaagattgtcCAGAACGAGCACTTTGGCTACCCCGACGAGTGGTTCCCCAGTGTTTCAGCGGCCATTGGTGACCGATACCCCGAGCGATCTGTGTTCCAGGTCTTCATTGCCATCACTTCTGGCCCTCGATTTGCCCTTGTCATTCTCTGGTTCCTGCTGACTGTCGCTCACCGACCCCGTCTCTCCATGATGATCCTCATCTCCGGTCTGATGCGAACCCTTACTTGTGGCGGTTGGACCTATGTCACCTCCACCGACGACCACGACTGGCACGACATCTTCATGATCTCCTACATGGTTCTGACCATCCCCTGGACCGTGGGATGCACTCTTTGCACTCGAGACGCCAATGCTCGAAAGTGGAGAAAGATCGTCGCTACCTGCTTCTTCGGATCAATCCCCCCCCTCATCTACTTCTTCATCCAGCACAAGGTCCACCATATTGCCGGTGCCTACACCACCTACGCCTTCCTGGAGTGGGCCCTCGTCATCTTCGACGTGATGTTTGACGCCGTCACCGTTCTTGACTTCTCTGCTCTGGAGCTTAAGGTTATCGATGCCAAGGGAGTCACCGCCGTGAccgagcccaagaaggtcCTGGCCACCGCTGGCTTCAACTTCTTCCGATTCTCAATCGACGTTGCCAACGCTACCATTTTCTGGTCTGTGCTCACCGCCCTGCCCCTGCTTATCTGGTACTTCCCCCTGTGGTTCATGGGCATCTCCGGCTACGAGGCTCTACTGGTTTCCATCTGCGCACCCGTCATCCTCTACATTTCTCCCCTCCGAAAGTTCTTCAACCTCGTCCCCCAGCTGCCCCTGCTGCTCGGTGTCACCGGAATTGCTGCGTGGTGGATTCCCGGTCCTATCCCTCGACTCGAGGCTGTTGGCTTCGGCGCTGGTTTCTGCTGCATCGCCATGGCTAACACCTTTGCCAACTCTGCCTCTCGACCTCTGCTCGGCACCTACAAGGGATCTGCCTTCATCCTGGGTCTGATCATCACCTCTCTTCTCAAGTTTGCCCACTGGACCAACAACCCCATCTGGCCCATCATGCACGAGGCTAACGGAGGCTGGAATACCGCCGGTGTCATCGTGGGCGTCGCGGCTGCCCTCCTGGTGTCCAAGCCCCAGAAGAACTCTGCCCAGGTTCCCGTCCATCCCTCAGAGACCTCCATTGGCGCCGCTTTCGGTGTCGGTGGTATCATCTTCGCCCTGCACTCTCTACTCTCCGATACCTCAACCATCATTCTCTGGGTATGGGACGGCTACCCCGTTAAGGGTCCCGTTCCCGTTCCGTACGGAGTTGTCACCATCCTGGCCATGTGCCTCGGTGTCTGGCTCGGAACAAAGAAGCTTGCCAATGGCTGGATCCCCTTCCTGGCTTCTTGCGTCGGAACAACTATCCTGTACAGTTTCCACGGATGGATCGGGTACGCTGGAGGTCTCACCCTGACCGTCTACCTGTGTGCAGTGGCTCCCGCTTTCCTTGAGAACCTCGGCCGATACAACTCCGGTACCTGGGGTCTCGCCATGCTCGTAACCACGCTGCTGTACCTGGCCCATGTCTGGATCGTTGCCTATGCCTTTGTTCCCGGAGGACCTGCTCTCCGAGAACGAACCGACTACGTTCTCATTGCCCAGCAGCTCTCCATTGGTCTCGGTGTACTTGCCCAGTCCAAGATCAGCAACACCAAGAACAACACCAAGTCCAACGCTTCCACAGACGCTTCTCTGCTGAAGAAGATCCGAGCCCACGTTATGCTAGCTATCATCTTCAttgccactgccaccgTTGCTGTCGGCTACAAGCGATTCGACCAGCCTGCCCCTGTTCCTTACCACcccgaggagaagctcatGACGGCTGGTATCTGGACTGTCCACTTTGGTCTCGATAACGACATGTGGGCCTCCGAGGTGCGAATGCGGAACGTCATTGAGGAGCTTGAGGTTGACGTGATTGGTTTCCTCGAGTCCGACACCCAGCGTGTCATTATGGGTAACCGAGATCTCGGCCAGCGAATCGCTGAGGAGCTCGGCTACTACTACGACTTTGGCCCCGGACCCAACAAGCATACTtggggctgctgcttgCTCTCCAAGTTCCCCATTGTTAAGTCTACTCACCATCTGCTTCCCTCTCCCGTCGGTGAGCTGGCCCCTGCCATCCATGCTACTCTGGACGTGTACGGTGAGCTTGTTGACGTTGTTGTCTTCCACTCTGgacaggaggaggatgttGAGGATCGACGACTGCAGTCTCTCGGCATCTCCGAGATCATGAAGTCCGCTCCCGAGGGTCGACCTCTGATTCTGCTGTCCTATCTGGTCACCAAGCCTCTGCAGGACAACTACCTCACCTATGTTGATGCCTCTGGCATGACCGATATCGATCCTTCCGACTGGGACCGATGGTGCGAGTACATtctgtacaagaacatcaaGCGAACCGGCTACGCTCGAATCTCTCGAGGAACCATCACTGATACAGAGATCCAGCTTGGTAAGTTTGTTCTTGACGACAAGACTCCCTCAACCAACAACCGAATCCAGGACGAGAACCAGGTTCCCGCTGGCCGACGATTCCCCGATCTGTTCCGAGGCCAGGGTGTCCGTGGCCATCGATTCCATGTCCTTGACGAGCCTGAGACTGGCAGCGGCTCTCCCCGATACTTTGAGTAA
- a CDS encoding uncharacterized protein (Compare to YALI0E33495g, highly similar to uniprot|CAD71242 Neurospora crassa B11H7.020 Probable arsenite translocating ATPase, similar to Saccharomyces cerevisiae GET3 (YDL100C); ancestral locus Anc_2.355), whose product MDEDSPAPSLQNIIDQDSLRWIFVGGKGGVGKTTTSCSLAIQLAKNRESVLLISTDPAHNLSDAFGQKFGKDARPVNGIDNLHCMEIDPSGSIQEMIEQAQSAGGAGAGMTNMMQDIAFSIPGVDEAMSFAEVLKQVKSTSYSVIIFDTAPTGHTLRFLTFPTVLEKALGKISELSGRFGPMLGSLMGGQGGPSADDMFAKLNETRATISEVNTQFKNPDLTTFVCVCIPEFLSLYETERMVQDLTSFDIDTHNIVVNQLLYPKKGDDCELCSSRYKMQQKYLEQILDLYEDFHIVRLPQQTQEVRGVQALEKFSNLLVHPYQHIEN is encoded by the coding sequence atggACGAAGACTCCCCCGCCCCCTCTCTCCAGAACATCATTGACCAGGACTCTCTCCGATGGATCTTTGTCGGTGGTAAGGGAGGTGTTGGTaagaccaccacctcctgTTCCCTTGCCATccagctggccaagaaccGAGAGTCCGTTCTGCTCATCTCCACTGATCCCGCACACAACCTTTCTGACGCCTTTGGCCAGAAGTTCGGCAAGGACGCCCGACCTGTGAATGGTATCGACAACCTGCACTGCATGGAGATTGACCCCAGTGGGTCCATTCAGGAGATGATCGAGCAGGCCCAGAGCGCAGGAGGCGCTGGAGCCGGCATGACTAACATGATGCAGGACATTGCCTTCTCTATCCCCGGTGTTGACGAGGCCATGTCCTTTGCCGAGGTCCTCAAGCAGGTCAAGAGCACATCCTACTCCGTCATCATCTTCGATACTGCTCCCACCGGCCACACTCTGCGATTCCTGACCTTCCCCACCGTTCTGGAGAAGGCTCTGGGCAAGATCTCCGAGCTTTCCGGCCGATTTGGCCCCATGCTTGGCTCTCTGATGGGAGGCCAGGGGGGTCCCTCTGCTGACGACATGTTCGCAAAGCTCAACGAGACCCGAGCCACCATCTCTGAGGTCAACACCCAGTTCAAGAACCCCGACCTCACCACctttgtgtgtgtttgcATTCCCGAGTTCCTGTCTCTGTACGAGACAGAGCGAATGGTCCAGGACCTGACCTCTTTTGACATTGACACCCACAACATTGTCgtcaaccagctgctgtACCCCAAGAAGGGAGACGACTGCGAGCTCTGCTCCTCTCGATACAAGATGCAGCAGAAGTACCTGGAGCAGATTCTCGATCTGTACGAGGACTTCCACATTGTGCGACTTCCTCAGCAGACCCAGGAGGTTCGAGGAGTCCAGGCCCTTGAGAAGTTCAGCAACCTGCTTGTTCACCCTTACCAGCATATCGAGAACTAG